The following coding sequences are from one Carassius auratus strain Wakin unplaced genomic scaffold, ASM336829v1 scaf_tig00214077, whole genome shotgun sequence window:
- the LOC113091128 gene encoding girdin-like isoform X3, producing MSSGFGDGLPEGLDVQLADSKAKLRRLKQELEDKGDQLVDCKQEMQTMEEEIKKLQKENRALQVEARVSRGLKDELDCLRERAGRVEQLQAELKNCTHRLRSMELYRTQLQEQQQYCASLQENKALLDEQLADSRARCTALRELEKENLLLRQKLVDMEGERDVERQRVDELLEMNMSLQVDLKRQVHSVGVSQNVTHQHFLHSELESDEDVQEINMPEIDLKPLSEEVNEASSLRLLGAENENAELKRRLELLQAEREAQQVISPDMTEELQRSMDQLSQKLQSTLKEMECLQNENSSLKINLEELRTKQQRKDLEEERTASEGKEGKKPIIPRGECEGNDTRGEKQDGKEDVIKARREDGEGGEGSVVILSERKKKVIDEMNNKERGEAEGEKEIERKKDITEEASQTYSTESQKTEEDKFSQETLALHNQLQQALEEADRQTTLAQDLRSKLAEQSKKVLEAEHKLVFLEAENQRLKKAAESLMEARKQIEVLQGESMQQEEEVMHLRSQVEFQKMQATVIAQLEGERTALERERETLRGTVDSLRAAVRKGDQLEMTNQNLKADLERLGRTLESARRHEEELQTELQESGVEVESLTRGREEALLEVMRLEQEKESCQTELDSQRRELRQREREMIRLRQQLESTTSALEHGNQRACSLEAQNRRMCQEISQLKETSAQFEELQKENLQLGTLNTERKVQIDSLTKDLANESARSRELSNQIAQLNRTLEELETKLEMAALQQQRSSPEVALSPPDSHTQRIEGCESNRQSPPLSESSQEATVSIVDKVNQNQSLGPTDSIYAEEDSENTGNKQPHTTAETGTGSQEALSQRLINTERENAVLQREREVLLSQLTQSQSACAHLREQLDALQRHSISLQENCAKLQALNTKLQVEQASLSSEHAALLTRCTESELRCVALEAESRVWVKEKEESVMRLEAARRDHERLTALQQRQEAELEELLAKHSQLKSSSRSLEAQYKDTEARYKELLEQKAKLEEAEESIRVERQKMEKMTQGQVESQKELERLKMDNERYQNLQKEWVQMQSELLAQSSVLRAELSSAQLERTRLEGELSALKEQNQQLDLNSVRLSSQYQLLTQLKVNLEEENRHLVEQNQNLAKENKALLESNLESRDQHHNQQREYLDKLNELRREKQKLVDKIMDQYRVLEPGLPVMSPPKQPKKSNWIADRMKKLIKPKGGSKEGRAQFIAAGSIENLEDTVDGAPISSAPAPVHEQDPISAPVSPSSLRRISSQAEEDQPKANLRSGRRKLGSRHGWALGRGRGGTSQSFSPGDQRVQPRIRLRSSQTGATALWEHDGSPTPSQDSPSSEGRVDSEENISPAHSDVSRVSSGTEDFHSSFDKPQDTENKQA from the exons GAAAAACTGCACACATCGGCTCCGCAGCATGGAGCTGTACCGCACACAGCTGCAG GAGCAGCAGCAGTACTGCGCCTCGCTGCAAGAGAACAAGGCACTTCTGGATGAGCAGCTGGCTGACTCTCGAGCACGGTGCACTGCTCTGCGGGAACTGGAGAAGGAGAATCTTCTTCTCAGGCAGAAGCTTGTGGATATGGAGGGT GAGCGAGATGTCGAGAGACAGAGGGTAGACGAGCTGTTGGAGATGAATATGAGTCTGCAGGTGGATCTCAAGCGTCAGGTTCATTCTGTGGGTGTCAGTCAAAATGTGACTCATCAGCATTTCCTCCACTCAGAGCTAGAGTCAGACGAGGACGTTCAGGAAATTAACATGCCTGAGATTG ATCTGAAGCCTCTCAGTGAGGAGGTAAACGAGGCTTCGTCTCTGAGGCTTCTAGGAGCTGAAAATGAGAACGCTGAACTGAAGAGACGACTGGAGCTCCTGCAAGCCGAACGAGAG GCTCAGCAGGTCATCTCCCCTGACATGACTGAAGAGCTCCAGAGAAGCATGGACCAACTCTCACAAAAGCTTCAAAGCACCCTCAAGGAG ATGGAGTGTCTGCAGAATGAAAATAGCAGCTTGAAGATAAATCTCGAAGAGCTGAGGACAAAACAGCAACGGAAAGACCTAGAGGAAGAGAGAACAGCCTCAGAGGGAAAAGAAGGGAAAAAGCCAATAATCCCAAGAGGGGAATGCGAGGGAAATGACACGAGAGGAGAGAAACAAGATGGAAAAGAAGACGTAATAAAAGCCCGGAGAGAAGATGGAGAGGGGGGAGAGGGGAGCGTCGTAATCCTCAGCGAGAGAAAAAAGAAGGTTATAGATGAAATGAACAACAAAGAGAGAGGAGAGGCTGAGGGTGAGAAAGAAATTGAAAGGAAGAAAGACATCACAGAAGAGGCATCTCAGACGTACAGCACAGAATCCCAGAAGACAGAAGAAGATAAATTCTCCCAGGAAACCCTCGCCCTTCATAACCAGCTTCAGCAGGCCCTGGAAGAGGCTGACAGACAGACCACTTTAGCCCAGGATTTGCGCTCCAAACTGGCAGAACAGAGTAAGAAGGTCTTGGAGGCCGAACATAAACTAGTTTTCCTGGAGGCTGAGAATCAGCGGCTGAAGAAGGCAGCAGAGAGCCTCATGGAGGCTAGGAAACAAATAGag GTGCTGCAGGGTGAATCTATGCAGCAGGAGGAGGAAGTGATGCATCTGCGCAGTCAGGTGGAGTTTCAGAAGATGCAGGCCACAGTGATAGCTCAATTAGAGGGAGAGAGGACAGCcttggagagggagagagagacactcAGAGGCACTGTAGACTCGCTCAGGGCTGCAGTGCGCAAG GGTGATCAGTTGGAGATGACCAACCAAAACCTTAAGGCAGACCTGGAAAGATTGGGACGGACCTTAGAGTCTGCCCGGCGGCATGAAGAGGAGCTACAAACTGAGCTGCAAGAATCTGGCGTGGAGGTGGAGTCTCTGACTCGAGGACGAGAAGAAGCGCTGCTTGAAGTCATGCGACTTGAACAGGAGAAGGAGTCGTGTCAGACAGAGCTGGACAGTCAGCGGCGTGAGCTACGACAACGAGAGCGAGAAATGATCAGACTCAGACAACAGCTGGAAAGCACAACATCTGCTCTAGAGCATGGAAACCAGCGAGCCTGCAGCCTAGAGGCACAAAACAG ACGCATGTGTCAGGAGATTTCTCAGCTCAAAGAGACATCTGCCCAGTTCGAGGAGCTGCAGAAGGAGAATCTGCAGCTCGGTACACTCAACACTGAGAGAAAGGTCCAGATTGACTCTCTAACAAAG GATCTGGCTAATGAGAGTGCCCGTTCCCGAGAGTTATCCAATCAAATCGCACAGCTAAACCGAACACTTGAAGAGCTGGAGACCAAGCTTGAAATGGCAGCTCTACAACAGCAACGATCATCTCCAGAGGTTGCTCTTTCACCTCCTGACTCGCACACACAGAGGATCGAGGGCTGTGAATCAAACAGACAGTCTCCACCGCTGTCAGAAAGCTCCCAGGAGGCCACTGTCAGTATTGTAGATAAGGTTAACCAAAACCAGAGCTTGGGGCCTACAGACTCTATCTATGCAGAAGAAGATTCGGAAAACACAGGGAACAAACAACCACACACAACGGCAGAGACTGGCACTGGCAGCCAGGAGGCGTTGAGTCAAAGACTGATAAACACGGAAAGGGAG aatgcagtgcTGCAGCGAGAGCGGGAGGTGTTGCTGTCTCAGCTGACTCAGTCTCAGTCAGCCTGTGCACATCTCAGAGAGCAGCTGGACGCCCTGCAGCGCCACTCCATCTCGCTGCAAGAGAACTGTGCTAAATTACAGGCCCTCAACACCAAACTACAG GTGGAACAGGCATCTCTGAGCTCCGAACATGCGGCATTGTTGACACGTTGCACTGAGAGCGAACTGCGCTGTGTGGCTCTGGAGGCAGAATCAAGGGTGTGGGTCAAGGAGAAGGAGGAGTCAGTGATGCGTCTAGAGGCTGCAAGGCGGGATCATGAGAGACTGACAGCTCTGCAACAGAGACAGGAGGCGGAGTTAGAAGAGCTGTTGGCCAAACACAGTCAACTGAAAAGCAGCAGTCGCAGTCTAGAAGCTCAATATAAAGACACTGAGGCCAG ATATAAGGAGCTGTTGGAGCAAAAAGCAAAGTTGGAGGAGGCAGAGGAATCGATACGTGTGGAGAGACAAAAAATGGAGAAAATGACACAAGGGCAGGTGGAGAGCCAGAAAGAGCTGGAGAGACTGAAAATGGACAATGAAAG ATATCAGAACCTGCAGAAGGAGTGGGTTCAGATGCAGTCCGAGCTGCTGGCTCAGAGTTCAGTCCTGCGGGCAGAGTTGAGTTCGGCTCAGCTTGAGCGGACCAGACTGGAGGGAGAACTCAGCGCTCTTAAAGAGCAGAACCAGCAGCTGGATCTCAACAGTGTCCGTCTCAGCAGCCAGTACCAG CTCCTAACCCAGTTGAAGGTGAACTTGGAGGAGGAGAACCGACATCTCGTAGAGCAGAACCAGAATCTGGCCAAAGAAAACAAGGCCCTACTGGAGAGCAACCTGGAGAGCCGAGACCAGCACCACAACCAGCAGAGAGAGTACCT TGACAAGCTCAACGAGCTGCGCAGGGAGAAGCAGAAGCTGGTGGATAAGATAATGGATCAGTATCGTGTTTTGGAGCCGGGTCTGCCTGTCATGAGTCCACCCAAACAACCAAA GAAGTCAAACTGGATAGCGGACCGCATGAAGAAGCTGATAAAACCTAAAGGTGGAAGCAAAGAAGGCCGTGCTCAGTTTATTGCTGCTGGCAGTATAGAGAACCTCGAGGATACTGTAGACGGTGCTCCCATCTCTTCAGCTCCAGCGCCTG TTCATGAGCAGGATCCCATCAGTGCTCCAGTCTCTCCGAGTTCGTTAAGGAGAATCTCCTCTCAGGCTGAAGAAGACCAACCCAAAGCTAATCTACGGAGTGGTCGGCGCAAGCTGGGCTCCCGGCACGGCTGGGCTCTCGGCAGGGGCAGAGGAGGAACATCCCAGTCCTTCAGCCCAGGAGACCAGCGCGTACAGCCTCGCATCCGTCTGCGCTCTTCCCAAACAGGTGCCACGGCCCTCTGGGAACATGACGGCAGCCCTACACCCAGCCAGGACAGCCCTAGTTCAGAGGGGAGAG TTGATAGTGAGGAGAACATCTCTCCTGCACACTCTGATGTCAGCCGTGTATCATCTGGAACAGAAG ATTTTCACTCCAGTTTTGACAAGCCACAagacacagaaaacaaacaagcataA